The following proteins come from a genomic window of Coffea arabica cultivar ET-39 chromosome 11c, Coffea Arabica ET-39 HiFi, whole genome shotgun sequence:
- the LOC113716586 gene encoding polygalacturonase-1 non-catalytic subunit beta-like → MLKPTTAPPSLLLCLLFLSVASSSGVGIAGAGKSGRKLAGDSPFTAKASLIRYWKKQVSNDLPKPWFFLNKASPLDAVQLATFSKLADQNSLPAQLPAFCSKANLICFPDLSPSLEKHTGDVNFASYSFQNFTNYGTNRAGGVDSFKNYTNGENIPVDAFRRYSRDSVGHDDKFTNYALDANVVDQSFNTYGTAATGGAGDFKNYNDNSNVPGLKFTSYSDSSNGRKQGFKGYATNANAGDEGFTSYGKNGNGAENDFTSYGNNSNVVGSNFKNYGETANAATDKFSSYGSNGNVPENNFNNYGPGGNAATETFTNYRDQSNVGDDSFQSYAKGSNAATANFVNYGQSFNEGSDRFTSYGKDASSLTVGFKIYGVNNTFKEYAKSGVTFASYRNDTSGGSSSTASLAAEKAGASGKRVNNRWVEPGKFFREKMLRTGTVMPMPDIKDKMPKRSFLPRVILSKLPFSTSKIGELKKIFHAADDSKMAGLMADSLGECERAPSPGETKRCVGSGEDMIDFATSVLGRNVGVRTTESTQGSGGNILIGSVKGINGGKVTKSVSCHQSLFPYLLYYCHSVPKVRVYQADILDPKTKDKINHGVAICHVDTSSWSPGHGAFIALGSGPGKIEVCHWIFENDMTWTIAD, encoded by the exons ATGCTCAAGCCCACTACTGCGCCTCCCTCCCTCCTCCTCTGCCTCCTCTTCTTGTCCGTTGCTTCATCCTCCGGT GTGGGGATTGCCGGAGCAGGGAAATCCGGCCGGAAGTTGGCCGGAGATAGCCCGTTCACGGCAAAGGCCTCGTTGATTCGTTACTGGAAAAAGCAAGTGTCCAATGACTTGCCAAAGCCGTGGTTTTTTCTCAACAAGGCCTCGCCATTGGACGCCGTGCAACTGGCGACGTTTTCAAAACTCGCCGATCAAAACTCCTTGCCCGCCCAACTCCCCGCGTTTTGCTCCAAAGCCAATCTCATTTGCTTCCCCGACTTGTCCCCCAGCCTCGAAAAGCACACCGGGGACGTGAATTTCGCCTCGTACAGCTTCCAGAATTTCACCAATTACGGCACCAACCGAGCCGGAGGTGTTGACTCTTTCAAAAACTACACCAACGGTGAAAATATCCCCGTCGACGCCTTCCGCCGATACAGCCGTGACTCCGTCGGCCACGACGACAAGTTCACCAATTACGCCCTCGACGCCAACGTTGTCGACCAGAGCTTCAACACTTACGGCACCGCCGCCACCGGCGGGGCCGGCGACTTCAAGAACTACAACGACAATTCCAACGTCCCAGGCCTCAAATTCACCTCGTATTCGGACAGCTCCAATGGCCGGAAGCAGGGCTTCAAGGGGTACGCAACCAATGCCAATGCCGGGGACGAAGGTTTCACCAGCTACGGCAAAAATGGTAATGGAGCGGAGAACGATTTCACCAGCTACGGCAATAACTCTAACGTCGTCGGCTCCAACTTTAAAAATTACGGTGAAACCGCGAATGCTGCCACCGATAAATTCTCCTCTTATGGGTCCAACGGGAATGTCCCGGaaaacaatttcaataattatggCCCCGGAGGAAATGCCGCTACTGAAACTTTTACCAATTATCGGGATCAGTCCAACGTGGGAGATGACTCCTTCCAATCTTATGCAAAGGGGTCCAATGCGGCCACGGCCAATTTCGTCAACTACGGTCAATCTTTCAACGAAGGATCCGATAGATTCACCAGCTATGGCAAGGATGCCTCGAGCCTGACCGTTGGCTTCAAAATATATGGTGTGAATAACACGTTCAAGGAGTACGCTAAAAGTGGCGTCACTTTTGCGAGTTACAGGAATGACACCAGCGGCGGCAGCAGCTCCACAGCCAGTTTGGCCGCAGAGAAGGCGGGTGCTAGTGGGAAAAGGGTAAATAACAGGTGGGTTGAGCCCGGGAAGTTTTTCAGGGAGAAGATGTTGCGGACTGGAACTGTGATGCCAATGCCCGATATCAAGGATAAAATGCCCAAAAGGTCGTTTTTGCCCCGGGTGATCCTGTCGAAACTACCCTTTTCCACCAGCAAGATTggggaattgaagaaaatcttcCATGCAGCGGATGATTCCAAGATGGCGGGGCTGATGGCGGATTCGCTGGGCGAATGCGAGAGAGCGCCGAGCCCCGGGGAGACCAAGCGGTGCGTCGGGTCGGGGGAGGACATGATCGACTTTGCAACTTCAGTTCTGGGTCGAAACGTCGGCGTTCGGACCACTGAGAGCACCCAAGGCTCAGGTGGAAACATCTTGATCGGGAGTGTCAAGGGAATCAACGGTggaaaagtcacaaaatcagtGTCCTGTCATCAGAGTCTGTTCCCGTACTTGCTCTATTACTGCCATTCAGTACCTAAAGTTCGGGTTTACCAAGCGGATATACTTGACCCAAAGACCAAGGACAAAATCAACCACGGAGTTGCCATCTGTCACGTGGACACGTCGTCCTGGAGCCCCGGTCACGGAGCCTTCATTGCTCTGGGTTCGGGTCCCGGTAAGATCGAGGTTTGCCACTGGATCTTTGAGAACGATATGACTTGGACCATCGCCGATTGA